In the genome of Fusarium fujikuroi IMI 58289 draft genome, chromosome FFUJ_chr02, one region contains:
- a CDS encoding Serine/threonine-protein phosphatase PP2A catalytic subunit gives MEDVGRAPAEASPVLNFEPTTIPTLDGWIESLMSCKQLAEADVQRLCDKAREVLQEESNVQPVKCPVTVCGDIHGQFHDLMELFKIGGPNPDTNYLFMGDYVDRGYYSVETVTLLVALKIRYPQRITILRGNHESRQITQVYGFYDECLRKYGNANVWKYFTDLFDYLPLTALIDNQIFCLHGGLSPSIDTLDNIRALDRIQEVPHEGPMCDLLWSDPDDRCGWGISPRGAGYTFGQDISEAFNHNNGLTLIARAHQLVMEGYNWSQDRNVVTIFSAPNYCYRCGNQAAIMEIDEHLKYTFLQFDPCPRAGEPMVSRRTPDYFL, from the exons ATGGAGGATGTTGGGCGAGCGCCCGCTGAAGCTTCACCCGTGCTCAACTTCGAGCCTACTACGATCCCCACCCTCGACGGTTGGATCGAGAGCTTGATGTCTTGCAAGCAGCTGGCCGAAGCTGATGTTCAGAGACTGTGCGATAAG GCACGAGAAGTTCTACAGGAGGAATCGAACGTGCAGCCAGTG AAATGTCCCGTTACCGTCTGTGGTGATATCCACGGTCAATTCCACGACTTGATggagctcttcaagattgGCGGTCCTAACCCTGATACCAACTATCTATTCATGG GTGACTACGTTGACCGAGGCTACTACTCTGTTGAGACAGTCACCCTTCTTGTCGCCCTCAAGATCCGATACCCTCAACGAATCACAATCCTCCGAGGAAACCACGAGTCCCGTCAGATCACTCAGGTCTACGGCTTCTACGACGAATGCCTCCGTAAATATGGAAACGCTAATGTCTGGAAGTATTTTACCGACCTCTTTGACTACCTCCCCCTCACTGCCCTGATCGACAACCAAATCTTCTGTCTTCATGGCGGCCTCTCCCCAAGCATTGATACTCTGGATAACATCCGAGCTCTTGATCGTATTCAAGAGGTTCCTCACGAGGGTCCCATGTGTGATCTTCTCTGGTCAGACCCTGACGACCGATGCGGCTGGGGAATCTCTCCTCGAGGTGCGGGGTACACATTCGGGCAGGACATTTCAGAAGCTTTCAACCACAACAAtggcttgaccttgattgCTCGCGCCCATCAGCTTGTTATGGAGGGTTACAACTGGTCTCAAGACCGGAATGTTGTCACCATTTTCTCAG CACCCAACTACTGCTACCGATGCGGTAACCAAGCTGCTATCATGGAGATTGATGAGCACCTGAAGTACACCTT CTTGCAATTTGATCCATGCCCCAGAGCTGGCGAGCCTATGGTCTCAAGGC GGACTCCGGACTACTTCCTCTAA
- a CDS encoding probable EXO84 protein, component of non-clathrin vesicle coat, producing the protein MEDRNKISLRSGKRKKRPTISAPRQISGPIAQDDTNRPPPPGDPGQARPRPRPPPMAGGKTSDLVKRRYSTRFNQPPSGPNGAAPPMPQMPSLGNYEPPTAAAIRKPPSRAGPGVAPVVDIKGLRDPKLKPDRYVQAALSDATEDQIREFEDSLRKVKTRVGMDLQQSVMQNRTQFIKISKEAEKLKSEMRNLKNFMSELKVNTTAMRAAAAKNDESMPGDLVSAPGISSRRDRRTSIADRSAMWNSQMQALFKGVEGSQKFLPNAAGRHVVQDAGPWIELDNATYKSRRAMQIFLLNDHLLIASRKKRKADAPGSDARGPMMKLVADRCWPLLDVEVVDMSSTGESSSSGRNKLADAIMVRGVGQESFIYRTEKPQDPEKKQLLLNVRKAIEQLRKGLRSEMEANNKARETINYFASRDPGLLQKTELLATLSDIKDMLIEVDGKQQNLRWVESEMDDLDIDIAMQRFEDAVARVEKLKAIARGLKNHAIAQDFINFKVGERCAKLADMIVRELELTHDNNTKTRRNVSWLTRLGFEDSARESYLAARSGTIHKRARQCIFQGDLHLYIWELSFVYFMVIHNTVQCFQSCFPPPMMSVCVKWAKEEVDAFNVILARQLSSTEPGGQVWTQCMERAKEHSKLLSEVGLDFENLVGKNLLNYERVEKEASVGLGLS; encoded by the exons ATGGAGGATCGCAATAAGATATCCCTCCGCAGCggcaagagaaagaagaggccAACTATCAGTGCTCCTCGCCAGATCTCAGGTCCGATTGCTCAAGATGATACAAACAGACCGCCTCCTCCAGGCGACCCTGGCCAAGCTCGACCTCGCCCGCGTCCACCCCCGATGGCTGGTGGAAAG ACCTCGGATCTTGTGAAACGACGATACTCGACTCGATTTAATCAACCGCCCTCAGGTCCAAATGGTGCCGCGCCTCCAATGCCGCAGATGCCCTCGCTTGGCAATTACGAGCCTCCGACTGCTGCCGCCATCAGAAAACCTCCCTCGCGTGCGGGGCCTGGAGTTGCTCCAGTTGTCGATATTAAGGGTCTACGAGATCCGAAGTTGAAGCCAGACCGATACGTCCAGGCTGCGTTGAGCGATGCAACCGAAGACCAAATCCGCGAATTCGAGGATTCGTTGCGAAAAGTCAAGACGCGTGTGGGAATGGATCTACAGCAGAGCGTTATGCAGAACCGGACACAGTTTATTAAAATCAGCAAGGAAGCGGAAAAGCTAAAGAGCGAGATGAGGAATCTCAAGAACTTCATGTCAGAGCTCAAAGTCAACACGACAGCTATGAGAGCTGCCGCTGCCAAGAATGATGAGTCAATGCCGGGGGATCTCGTAAGCGCCCCTGGTAtcagcagcagaagagatAGGCGCACCTCTATTGCCGATAGAAGCGCCATGTGGAACTCACAGATGCAGGCCTTATTCAAGGGCGTGGAAGGATCGCAAAAGTTCCTCCCTAATGCGGCGGGACGTCATGTTGTCCAAGACGCGGGGCCTTGGATTGAGCTTGATAATGCTACATACAAGTCGCGCCGAGCGATGCAGATCTTTCTGCTTAATGATCACCTCCTCATCGCATCGCGTAAGAAGCGAAAAGCAGATGCGCCGGGTTCAGACGCACGAGggccgatgatgaagctggtgGCCGACCGTTGTTGGCCACTATTAGATGTTGAAGTGGTGGACATGTCAAGCACCGGAGAATCTTCGAGTAGTGGACGCAATAAGCTTGCAGATGCTATCATGGTCCGGGGTGTTGGTCAGGAATCTTTCATCTATCGGACGGAGAAACCCCAGGACcctgagaagaagcaactACTCCTCAATGTGCGCAAGGCTATAGAACAGCTTCGCAAGGGCCTTCGATCAGAGATGGAGGCTAACAACAAGGCTCGTGAAACGATCAACTACTTCGCCTCTCGCGATCCAGGTCTTCTTCAAAAGACAGAGCTTCTAGCCACGCTTTCGGACATCAAGGATATGCTCATTGAAGTTGACGGCAAACAGCAGAACTTGCGCTGGGTTGAGAGCGAGATGGATGACCTTGACATTGACATTGCGATGCAACGATTCGAAGACGCTGTCGCTCGTgtcgagaagctcaaagcGATCGCTCGTGGGCTGAAGAACCATGCCATTGCTCAGGACTTTATCAACTTCAAGGTTGGCGAAAGATGTGCTAAATTGGCGGACATGATTGTTCGTGAGCTCGAACTGACGCACGATAATAATACAAAGACAAGGCGGAATGTCAGCTGGTTGACGAGACTTGGGTTTGAAGATAGCGCCCGAGAATCGTACCTGGCGGCGAGAAGTGGCACTATACATAAACGAGCCAG ACAATGCATTTTCCAGGGGGATTTGCATCTCTATATCTGGGAGCTCTCGTTTGTGTACTTTATGGTTATCCATAACACGGTGCAGTGTTTCCAATCTTGCTTTCCACCGCCCATGATGAGTGTATGTGTCAAATGGGCCAAGGAGGAAGTAGATGCGTTCAACGTCATCCTGGCACGCCAACTTAGTAGTACGGAGCCTGGGGGGCAGGTTTGGACTCAGTGCATGGAGAGGGCGAAGGAACATTCTAAGCTGTTATCGGAAGTCGGccttgactttgagaacttGGTCGGAAAGAACTTGTTGAACTATGAGCGTGTGGAAAAAGAGGCTTCTGTCGGACTGGGGTTGTCATGA
- a CDS encoding probable mitochondrial import receptor subunit TOM20 produces MVQPTTLVTASVATAAAAIVGYAIYFDYQRRNQAEFRRNLRRNERKQARVAKEEAEASTQQQRQSIRIRVEEAKEEGFPTGVEEREAFFNEQVMAGEMLSQDPSKALESALAFYKGLKVYPAPGDLIRIYDSTVPKPILDILAEMIAYDSSLDIRSPAAPAGINLSDIPNVGLD; encoded by the exons ATGGTGCAGCCCACCACTCTCGTAACGGCATCCGTTGctaccgccgccgccgccattGTCG GTTACGCCATCTACTTTGACTACCAACGTCGAAACCAGGCCGAGTTCCGCCGAAACTTGAGGAGGAACGAGCGCAAGCAGGCCCGCGTCGCAAaggaagaggcagaggcttCTACCCAGCAACAACGTCAGAGCATTCGCATCAGAGtggaggaggccaaggaggaggggTTCCCtactggtgttgaggagcgggaagccttcttcaacgagCAGGTCATGGCCGGAGAGATGCTCAGCCAAGATC CTTCTAAGGCTCTTGAGtctgccttggccttctACAAGGGTCTGAAGGTCTACCCTGCCCCCGGTGACCTGATCCGAATTTATGACAGCACTGTTCCCAAG CCCATATTAGACATCTTGGCTGAGATGATCGCATACGACTCATCTCTCGACATCCGATCGCCCGCCGCTCCCGCAGGCATCAATCTCTCTGACATTCCTAACGTTGGTCTCGATTAA
- a CDS encoding related to Fe-S oxidoreductase, whose translation MDWANYSSPSRLDSFVDDLVDVWHLHRTPILLTLCVILIAIRTYFHINGQKTEIVAFKKVYEEPAKPKVVVEEKTPTIEPVEEKKGVKSQGPRRIKGGIARKPSKTKEEEKDITRPVAPLVFFSSITTKTAKIAEAYVEDFCGKLDELSKLSGRQFLKLELRDLTEIDFDDYFLAPYKGHGDADLFYLFLIPSYNIDTINDTFLEHLQETHHDFRVDTAPLSGILGYSVFGFGDSENWPTEADGFCFQAMEVDKWMAKLTARKRAYPVGMGDMKSDHEERLQEWSKGVQEVIEHVARTGSLGEGVPGSGAAEESDVEDIAEDEDDGEVVFDDEEPKKKSKSARDLDDVEDLGRMIKKDDGSTTQKAPLAVDFTTYGSSTKKAVPQGPKEMVAKESPTYKALTKQGYAIVGSHSGVKTCRWTKSALRGRGSCYKYSFYGIKSHLCMETTPSLSCSNKCVFCWRHGTNPVGTTWRWVVDPPELIFEGVKKNHYQKIKMLRGVPGVRAERFAEAMQIKHCALSLVGEPIFYPYINEFLGMLHAERISSFLVCNAQHPDQLAALKVVTQLYVSIDAADKESLRKIDRPLHRDFWERFNRCLDILREKRFHHRTVFRLTLVKGFNVEEEAEGYARLVEQGLPCFVEVKGVTYCGTSTSSNAGLSMSNVPFYWEVCDFVKALEKRLKEKGLKYGIAAEHAHSCCILLASERFYVDGKWHTLIDYKKFFELLESRGPPDEGGWTPEDYMDATPTPEWANWGNGGFNPEDERVDRKGRKIEA comes from the exons ATGGATTGGGCAAATTACTCGTCGCCTTCGCGGCTCGACTCCTTTGTCGATG ATCTGGTTGATGTCTGGCATCTTCACCGAACTCCAATTCTCCTGACTCTCTGTGTCATCCTTATCGCAATTCGAACATACTTTCACATCAATGGTCAAAAAACGGAAATAGTTGCGTTCAAGAAGGTTTACGAAGAGCCTGCCAAGCCCAAGGTTGTCGTCGAAGAAAAGACCCCCACCATCGAGCCAGTCGAAGAGAAAAAGGGTGTCAAGTCTCAGGGCCCTCGAAGGATCAAGGGTGGAATAGCGAGGAAGCCATCgaagaccaaggaagaggagaaggatatcaCCCGACCTGTCGCACCTCTGGTCTTTTTCTCCTCCATTACGACCAAAACAGCTAAGATTGCCGAGGCATACGTTGAGGATTTCTGTGGAAAGCTGGATGAATTGTCCAAGCTATCGGGCCGCCAATTCCTCAAACTTGAACTTCGAGACCTCACTGAGATAGACTTCGATGATTATTTCCTTGCGCCATACAAGGGTCACGGCGACGCCGATCTCTTCTACCTGTTCCTAATTCCTAGCTACAACATCGATACCATCAACGACACATTCCTTGAGCACCTCCAAGAAACCCATCATGACTTCCGAGTAGATACTGCTCCTCTGTCAGGTATTCTAGGTTATTCGGTTTTCGGTTTTGGCGACAGTGAAAACTGGCCTACAGAGGCAGACGGTTTCTGTTTTCAGGCTATGGAAGTCGACAAGTGGATGGCTAAGCTTACTGCTAGAAAGAGAGCGTACCCAGTTGGAATGGGTGACATGAAAAGTGATCACGAAGAGCGCCTACAAGAATGGAGTAAGGGCGTGCAAGAGGTCATTGAGCATGTCGCACGTACTGGAAGCTTAGGCGAAGGAGTTCCCGGTAGCGGAGCAGCCGAGGAAagcgatgttgaagatatcgcagaggacgaagatgatggcgaagttgtctttgatgacgaagaaccCAAGAAAAAGTCGAAGAGCGCAAGAGATCtagatgatgttgaggacCTGGGGCGCATGATCAAAAAGGACGACGGCTCGACAACTCAAAAAGCACCTCTCGCTGTTGATTTCACCACTTATGGCTCCTCTACAAAGAAGGCAGTCCCTCAAGGTCCCAAAGAAATGGTCGCAAAGGAATCACCAACATACAAAGCTCTCACTAAACAAGGTTACGCAATCGTGGGATCCCATTCCGGAGTCAAGACATGCCGGTGGACAAAATCTGCTCTCCGCGGAAGAGGCTCATGTTATAAGTACTCTTTCTACGGAATCAAGAGCCACTTGTGCATGGAAACGACCCCTTCACTTTCTTGCTCGAATAAATGCGTTTTTTGTTGGCGTCACGGCACAAATCCAGTTGGAACCACATGGCGTTGGGTTGTTGATCCTCCTGAATTGATCTTTGAAGGAGTCAAAAAGAACCACTATCAGAAAATCAAGATGTTGCGCGGTGTGCCTGGTGTGCGAGCGGAGAGATTTGCCGAAGCTATGCAGATCAAGCACTGCGCCTTGTCACTCGTCGGAGAGCCAATCTTTTACCCCTATATCAACGAATTCCTTGGTATGCTGCACGCTGAACGTATCTCCTCGTTCCTCGTGTGTAATGCTCAGCATCCTGACCAGTTGGCTGCTCTCAAGGTTGTGACTCAACTCTATGTATCAATCGATGCAGCTGATAAGGAGTCACTACGGAAGATTGACAGACCTCTCCACCGAGACTTCTGGGAGCGATTCAACCGATGTCTAGATATCCTTCGCGAGAAGCGCTTCCATCATCGTACTGTCTTCCGTTTGACACTCGTCAAGGGGTTCAACgtcgaggaagaagctgagggtTACGCAAGACTCGTGGAGCAAGGTCTGCCCTGTTTTGTTGAGGTCAAGGGTGTCACATACTGTGgcacatcaacatcttccaaTGCCGGATTGAGCATGTCCAATGTTCCCTTTTACTGGGAAGTCTGCGACTTTGTTAAGGCGCTcgagaagaggttgaaggaAAAGGGACTCAAGTACGGCATCGCTGCCGAGCACGCTCACAGCTGCTGTATCTTATTGGCTAGCGAGAGGTTCTACGTCGACGGCAAGTGGCATACTTTGATCGATtataagaagttctttgagTTGCTCGAATCAAGGGGACCTCCTGATGAAGGTGGCTGGACCCCCGAGGATTATATGGAcgcaactccaactccagaATGGGCAAACTGGGGTAACGGTGGGTTTAACCCTGAGGATGAAAGAGTAGATAGGAAGGGGCGGAAGATTGAGGCTTAA
- a CDS encoding related to malic acid transport protein: protein MSDCTTSTPNGAVCSGSTPKPCESTLPCKENTGWRRLVRNFTPSWFAVCMGTGIVAILLHNFPYQALWLRYISYIFLVLNVVLFIVFLGISIARYVLYPEIWSAMLAHAGQSLFLGCMPMAFATIINMMVFCLQPWGEWVIYLAWAFWWVDVWLSIATCITMPFIVMHRHRPGLENITAALLLPIVPAVVAAATGGIVAEALPNHHHALTTLVASYVLWGIGELFSACVLALYFHRLTIHSLPPKEVITSSFLPIGPLGQGAFGIQQLGKVAMQVLPKTNAFGDVAVRAGEILYVLGVFLALIMYGFALVWLASALISIATKPPSFSIGFWGFTFPLGVLATCSNLLAENLDSEYFKVSTAMIALSVILLWIVVATRTAKLAITGEMFHAPCLKDLRDKSQTAGSDRRV, encoded by the exons ATGTCTGACTGTACCACTTCAACTCCGAACGGCGCGGTATGTAGCGGCTCTACTCCTAAGCCTTGCGAGTCGACTCTGCCGTGCAAGGAGAATACTGGCTGGAGGAGGCTTGTACGCAATTTCACACCATC atGGTTCGCCGTTTGTATGGGTACAGGCATCGTTGCCATATTGCTTCATAACTTTCCTTACCAGGCACTATGGCTTCGGtatatctcttatatttTCCTCGTGCTTAATGTTGTTCTGTTTATTGTCTTCCTTGGTATAAGCATTGCACGTTATGTGTTGTATCCAGAGATTTGGTCAGCGATGCTCGCCCATGCGGGTCAGAGTTTGTTCCTAGGATGCATGCCCATGGCCTTTGCAA ctatcatcaacatgatggTGTTCTGCTTACAGCCATGGGGAGAATGGGTAATATATCTAGCATGGGCATTCTGGTGGGTTGATGTTTGGCTCTCTATTGCCACTTGCATCACGATGCCCTTCATCGTCATGCACCGCCATCGCCCTGGCCTCGAAAACATAACAGCTGCACTCCTGTTACCCATCGTGCCAGCAGTGGTTGCGGCTGCTACTGGGGGAATCGTCGCAGAGGCTCTTCCCAATCACCACCATGCGCTTACAACTCTGGTGGCCTCGTATGTTCTCTGGGGCATCGGCGAGTTGTTCTCGGCCTGTGTTTTAGCGTTATACTTCCATCGGCTGACCATTCACTCACTCCCTCCGAAGGAGGTGATAACCTCGTCTTTTCTCCCAATAGGACCGCTCGGTCAAGGAGCTTTCGGCATTCAGCAACTCGGCAAAGTTGCTATGCAGGTGCTTCCCAAGACCAATGCGTTCGGTGATGTTGCGGTTCGAGCTGGTGAGATACTCTATGTCCTTGGAGTATTCCTCGCCCTCATCATGTATGGTTTTGCTCTGGTCTGGCTGGCTTCCGCCCTCATCAGCATTGCTACAAAACCCCCGTCGTTCAGTATTGGTTTCTGGGGATTTACTTTCCCACTTGGTGTATTGGCAACCTGCTCAAACTTATTGGCAGAAAATCTTGATAGCGAATACTTCAAAGTTTCCACGGCG ATGATAGCCCTCTCTGTGATATTGCTGTGGATTGTGGTAGCGACTCGAACCGCCAAGCTTGCTATTACAGGCGAAATGTTTCACGCACCTTGTTTGAAGGATCTTCGTGACAAATCTCAAACTGCAGGCTCAGACAGAAGAGTCTAG
- a CDS encoding related to cysteine dioxygenase type I: MAIGIFTKPSALGVSHNTIPNVGPCQQNRFDELVVRLKDALGPSSGLTSDDVDVGFLQQLMEGYDGADNMWKPYAFGDRSRGYTRNLVDEGNGKSNLLVLVWSPGKGSPIHDHGNAHCLMKILKGNLTETRYAFPNEDEQDRPMNIIGERTYKENSVAYMADELGLHRVSNRGSDFAVSLHLYTPPNVAKKGCHIFDEKTGRKSHVPGCHYYSAYGRLLKE; the protein is encoded by the exons ATGGCCATCGGTATTTTCACCAAACCCTCTGCACTCGGCGTCAGCCACAACACAATCCCCAACGTGGGCCCTTGCCAGCAAAATCGGTTCGACGAACTTGTGGTGCGACTCAAGGATGCTCTTGGTCCATCATCGGGATTGAcctctgatgatgttgatgttggcttCCTTCAACAACTGATGGAAGGATATGACGGCGCCGACAACATGTGGAAGCCGTATGCCTTCGGTGATCGCAGTAGGGGATACACACGTAATCTCGTTGACGAAGGTAACGGCAAGAGTAATTTG CTTGTTCTCGTATGGTCTCCTGGAAAGGGGTCCCCTATCCACGACCACGGCAACGCTCACTGCTTGATGAAGATTCTGAAAGGCAACCTCACCGAGACTCGATACGCTTTTCCGAACGAGGATGAACAAGATAGACCAATGAATATCATCGGGGAAAGAACATATAAGGAAAACTCCGTCGCATATATGGCAGACGAACTAGGTCTGCATCGTGTATCCAACAGAGGTAGCGACTTTGCTGTATCCCTCCACT TGTACACTCCTCCCAACGTAGCTAAAAAGGGATGTCATATCTTTGACGAGAAGACAGGACGGAAAAGCCATGTACCAGGTTGTCACTACTACTCGGCTTATGGGCGGCTGCTGAAGGAGTAG
- a CDS encoding related to putative arabinase encodes MRVITLLATALSASSFVKAIPADSPRSANSKYVGYLISTFSDPTPQVQWHLSDGNSASTFHFLNGGKPVLTSNVGTRGVRDIFLTTNTARSEFFTIATDLDINAPGFSWDLVTRNGSRGLVVWSSKDLVNWSKPSLRIVESDTAGMAWAPSAVWDDSTNQYYVFWAARHYSASDTEHKGTATLDRIRYATTKDFKTFSAPKDYHAPDDTGLIDQEFLYLGKPGHFARFLKNETINKVYQETSTTGLFGTWTRVPGYVRPESPLEGPGAFADLRTPGLYHLLLDDYTQYIPFQASNILSPNWEKSDFPNFPKGLKHGSVTPLTKKEYDAVATKFGN; translated from the exons ATGCGTGTCATTACGCTCCTCGCAACGGCgctctcagcatcttcttttgTTAAAGCCATTCCTGCCGACAGCCCAAGATCCGCGAACAGCAAATATGTCGGCTATCTGATCTCTACCTTTAGTGACCCAACCCCTCAAGTTCAATGGCATCTGTCAGATGGCAACTCGGCATCGACCTTTCACTTCCTCAATGGGGGAAAGCCTGTCTTGACCTCAAATGTTGGAACCAGAGGCGTCAGGGACATCTTTCTCACGACCAATACTGCCCGCTCTGAGTTCTTTACTATCGCCACTG ATCTGGACATTAATGCTCCAGGCTTCTCGTGGGACCTTGTCACACGCAACGGAAGTCGGGGTCTTGTTGTTTGGTCTTCGAAGGACCTCGTGAATTGGTCCAAGCCTTCACTCAGAAT TGTAGAGTCAGACACAGCTGGTATGGCCTGGGCACCTTCCGCAGTCTGGGATGATTCTACAAACCAGTACTATGTCTTCTGGGCAGCCAGACACTATTCAGCTTCAGACACGGAGCATAAAGGCACCGCGACTCTCGACCGCATTCGCTATGCTACAACCAAAGACTTTAAGACTTTCAGCGCGCCGAAGGATTACCATGCCCCCGATGATACTGGCCTCATCGATCAGGAGTTTCTGTACCTAGGCAAACCGGGGCATTTCGCACGCTTTCTCAAGAACGAGACCATCAACAAAGTGTATCAGGAGACCTCAACGACCGGTCTTTTTGGAACTTGGACCCGTGTTCCAGGCTACGTCCGACCCGAATCGCCCCTTGAAGGCCCAGGTGCATTTGCTGATCTTCGCACACCTGGACTATACCATCTTCTGCTCGATGATTATACTCAGTATATTCCTTTCCAGGCTTCCAATATTCTTTCTCCAAACTGGGAGAAGTCAGACTTCCCCAACTTCCCCAAAGGATTGAAGCATGGCTCCGTGACGCCTCTTACGAAGAAGGAGTACGATGCTGTTGCTACTAAATTCGGCAATTGA
- a CDS encoding related to Y.lipolytica GPR1 protein and Fun34p: MAAQSVSSTKHDERVLISEYSKPLGDRIGNPAPLAMGGFATTLLSVSLAMMEFRGISLQTQFIGDLCFVACIGLLISAQWSMLKGDTFSYTVLTAFALFYGGYGATLLPSWGIIDAYGGVDTPQYNNALGFFVLIWAVFNVFFLIASIQLNLVYICIFICIELCLILDASSYFASADGNAVQSKALMHAAGVFGFIAGLLGFYTVAYYLCQDVLTFPVPMGDTSAWFQARREKKSLNSSSA; this comes from the exons ATGGCGGCACAGTCAGTATCGTCCACAAAACACGATGAGAGGGTTCTCATCTCCGAGTACTCTAAGCCACTGGGAGACAGGATAGGCAATCCG GCTCCTCTTGCCATGGGAGGCTTTGCTACAACCTTGCTGTCAGTTtcgttggcgatgatggagtTTCGAGGTATTTCCTTACAGACTCAATTCATCGGAGACCTTTGCTTTGTTGCCTGCATTGGGTTACTTATCTCTGCCCAATGGTCAATGCTCAAGGGCGATACCTTCTCATATACTGTTCTGACAGCCTTTG CTCTCTTTTATGGGGGCTACGGTGCAACACTGCTCCCCTCATGGGGCATCATCGACGCTTACGGAGGAGTCGACACACCTCAATACAATAATGCACTGGGATTCTTTGTGTTGATATGGGCAGTGTTCAAcgtcttctttctcatcgCTTCAATCCAACT TAACCTTGTTTATATCTGCATTTTTATTTGCATTGAGTTATGTCTTATACTTGACGCCTCGTCTTACTTTGCTTCCGCGGATGGGAATGCTGTGCAAAGCAAAGCGTTGATGCACGCTGCTGGAGTGTTTGGGTTCATCGCGGGTCTGCTCGGCTTTTACACTGTAGCTTATTACCTTTGCCAAGACGTTTTGACATTTCCTGTTCCAATGGGCGATACTTCTGCTTGGtttcaagctcgtcgagaGAAAAAGTCGCTCAATTCCTCCAGTGCTTGA